The following is a genomic window from Helicobacter sp. NHP19-003.
CCCGCCCATTGAGAGCACGGTGATGATAGGGATGTTTGTGGTCGGGTTCTTGGCTTATAAGGGCTTTGATGTGCACCACAGCTTTATCTTTATTTACCCCACTTTGCCTTTTGTCTACATTTTGGCTTTGTTTAGAGAGTTTGGGGTGATGGCGGTGGTGTGGCTCGTGGCAGTGGTGGTGTTTGCCGATGTGGGGGCGTATTTTGGCGGGCGGCTCTTTGGCAACATCCCCTTAAGCCCCTCTTCGCCTAAAAAAACCCTTGAGGGGGCGTTTGTCGGTTTCATGTTTGCGAGCGTGGTGGGGGGGCTGGTGGGCTTAAAGTATGTGGGCTTTCTCTACGCCTTTGTAACCAGCGCAATTATGGCCATCAGCGCCATTTGGGGGGATTTGTATGAGAGCTCTTTGAAAAGGCGGGCGGGGGTGAAAGACAGCGGGAGCATCTTGCCCGGACATGGGGGGGTTTTAGACCGCCTAGATGCCATGTTCTTTGCCGCTATAAGTTTGCACTTCCTGCTATGCACGAAAGCCGCTATAGAAGCCGCTTTATGATCATTTTAGGCAGCACAGGCTCAGTGGGGCGGCAAGCCCTAGAAGTGGCAGAGCTGTTTAACTTACCCATAGAAGCTTTAAGCGCCGGGCGCAATGTGCAGCTTTTAAACGCCCAAATCGCCGCCCATAAACCCAAAAAAATTGCGATTTTAGAAAAACAAGACTACCCCCACTTGCAAGTCCCCGCAGGCACAGAGGTGTTTATTGGGGGGGAGGGGATCGCCCAAATGGTGGCAAGTAGCCAAAGCCCCTTGGTGCTCAACGCCCTTGTGGGCTTTAGCGGGCTAGAACCCAGCTTGTGTGCTTTTAAAGCGGGCAAGACTTTAGCTTTAGCCAATAAAGAGTCTTTGGTGGTGGGCGGGTGGCTTTTAAAAGGGGCGCACATTTTGCCCATTGATAGCGAACACTTTGCGCTCAATGTGCTGCTCAAAAACACACCTAAAGAACACATAGACACTTTGTTTTTAACCGCCAGTGGGGGGGCTTTGCGCGACACCCCTCTAGAGCAAATCGCAAACCAAAGCCTTGAGGAGGTCTTGCAACACCCCAACTGGCAAATGGGTGTGGACATCACCATCAACTCGGCAAGCATGGCAAATAAACTCTTTGAGCTCGTGGAGGCGCATTGGCTCTTTGGAGGGCTTAAAGTGGATGCATGTCTTGAGCGCAGCTCAAGTGTACACGCTTTGGTGCGCTTTAAAGACCAAAGCTACCATGCACAACTGAGCCATCCCGACATGCGCCTGCCCATCATCCATGCCCTAAGTCCAGAAAACGCCCCAAACGCCCCCACAAAGCCCCTTGAAATATTTAGCACCCCGTTTAAATTCGAGCCCATAGACACCGACAGATACCCCCTTTGGAGGTTTAAAGACTTGCTTTTACAAGAGCCCAAGCTGGGCGTGGTGCTCAACGCCAGCAATGAAGAGGCCCTACAAATTTTCAAGGCGGGGGCGATGCCCTTTGGCAAAATAAGCGCACTGGTGGCGCATAGTCTAGAACACTTTAAAGACAAACTCCCGCCCCTAGAAAATTTAGAGCAAATCCAAGCCCTAGACAAGGAAGTACGCCACTTCGTGCAGGCTTTAGACTAAACTTTTTAGGTGGGCTAAAAACTTAAGTTAGGGTTAATCTTTTTTAGATAGAATTGGCCCTTCACGGAGTATGGCGCAGCCTGATTAGCGCGCACCCTTGGGGTGGGTGAGGTCGTGGGTTTGAATCCCGCTACTCCGACCATTTCCTCTTGAATTTTTTACCCAGCAAGCGTTTGGATAGATTGTGGATTTTTAGTCATGGCTTTCGTAGGTTTTGTCTGCCCTAACCCCCCCTTGTGTGTCTACTTTTTCCCTCTAATCAAAGGCCTTTCGTAGTTGATGTCGTCGTCTTGGTTTTGCTGGTTGCTTTGTTGTGTCGTTTTTTTCGTGCTTTGGGTGCTTTGGGCAGAGGTTTTCTGTGCGGCGGCGGGTTTGTTGGGCGTTGTGTTTTTAGCAGGGGTGCTTTGGGTGCACCCTGTGATTAAAAGAGTTGCCAAAAGGGCGGTGCTTAAAGCGTGTTTTTCCATAGGCTTCCTTGTGTAAATTTTCAAAAACCCGCTATTATAACACACTTTGCACCTAAGATTGCCAAAACGGCACTAATGTGGCAAATCGTAAATGGGGCAGTCTTTCACGCCGATGTGGTGTCTTGTGAATTTTTCCACATTGGCTTGGGCTTTTTTGGGATCGGTGACCCAAGTTTTGTAAAACTCAAAGGGGCATTCGGCCACGCCTTTATCCCCATCGCCACTGATGAAGACCCCACTATAGCCTCTGTGTAAGAGTTTGAAGAGTTGGTTTTGGCTTTGGTCGTGTTTACGGGCATCGCGGATTTCGTGCACGGAGAGTTGGGCGTATTGAATCCCATACTCTTCTTCCCCACACTCACCCAAAGTGCGTCCGTCAAAGCCCA
Proteins encoded in this region:
- the dxr gene encoding 1-deoxy-D-xylulose-5-phosphate reductoisomerase; the protein is MIILGSTGSVGRQALEVAELFNLPIEALSAGRNVQLLNAQIAAHKPKKIAILEKQDYPHLQVPAGTEVFIGGEGIAQMVASSQSPLVLNALVGFSGLEPSLCAFKAGKTLALANKESLVVGGWLLKGAHILPIDSEHFALNVLLKNTPKEHIDTLFLTASGGALRDTPLEQIANQSLEEVLQHPNWQMGVDITINSASMANKLFELVEAHWLFGGLKVDACLERSSSVHALVRFKDQSYHAQLSHPDMRLPIIHALSPENAPNAPTKPLEIFSTPFKFEPIDTDRYPLWRFKDLLLQEPKLGVVLNASNEEALQIFKAGAMPFGKISALVAHSLEHFKDKLPPLENLEQIQALDKEVRHFVQALD
- a CDS encoding phosphatidate cytidylyltransferase, with amino-acid sequence MQLKSKFSGERARYFTGVALLILATIVLSLDSLWLFWAVLGILYLIGAHEALHLYQKIYGYAPNVWHYVGLTFVWCFVYIAPPIESTVMIGMFVVGFLAYKGFDVHHSFIFIYPTLPFVYILALFREFGVMAVVWLVAVVVFADVGAYFGGRLFGNIPLSPSSPKKTLEGAFVGFMFASVVGGLVGLKYVGFLYAFVTSAIMAISAIWGDLYESSLKRRAGVKDSGSILPGHGGVLDRLDAMFFAAISLHFLLCTKAAIEAAL